From a single Aquarana catesbeiana isolate 2022-GZ linkage group LG09, ASM4218655v1, whole genome shotgun sequence genomic region:
- the LOC141107839 gene encoding uncharacterized protein produces the protein MESYTSISSDPENSEKNLKRLKKKSWRKSGRSSDFKPSKSCSSEEHLSKAKEPTEGKKEKQQFTCPLCKKTFKQAGHYRRHEALHSGKRLYKCTECEKSLRDKVELDRHMRTHTGERPFKCSECGKKFINKAHLTVHERFHTGVKPFPCAECGKQFVNKTQLTVHRRTHAGLKPHKCPECPKSFCRKNHLNRHLRIHTGEKPFKCEKCKKRFSRKFTLDVHYRAHSQNKIPIVESDESSGITDDSDDW, from the coding sequence ATGGAGTCATACACAAGTATAAGTTCTGATCCTGAGAattcagaaaaaaatttaaagagacTGAAAAAAAAGTCTTGGAGAAAGTCAGGCAGAAGCTCTGACTTCAAGCCCTCGAAGAGTTGTAGCAGCGAAGAGCACTTGAGTAAAGCCAAGGAGCCGACTGAAGGCAAGAAGGAGAAGCAACAGTTTACATGTCCACTGTGCAAGAAGACCTTCAAACAGGCTGGCCATTACAGAAGACATGAAGCCCTCCACTCCGGAAAGAGACTCTACAAATGTACCGAGTGCGAAAAAAGCCTCCGGGACAAGGTGGAACTGGACCGCCACATGAGGACTCATACAGGAGAAAGGCCTTTTAaatgttccgagtgcgggaaaaaGTTCATCAACAAGGCCCACCTTACTGTCCATGAGAGATTCCACACAGGAGTGAAGCCCTTCCCCTGTGCCGAGTGCGGGAAACAATTTGTCAACAAGACCCAACTTACTGTCCATCGGAGAACCCACGCTGGGTTGAAGCCGCATAAGTGCCCTGAGTGTCCGAAAAGTTTCTGCCGGAAGAATCATCTCAATAGGCACTTAAGAATCCACACGGGAGAAAAACCCTTCAAGTGTGAGAAGTGCAAGAAGAGGTTCAGCAGGAAGTTTACTCTGGATGTCCACTACAGAGCTCACAGCCAAAACAAGATTCCAATTGTGGAATCCGATGAATCTTCTGGTATAACAGATGACTCGGATGATTGGTGA